A portion of the Bacteroidales bacterium genome contains these proteins:
- a CDS encoding ATP-binding protein, whose protein sequence is MHIDRLLKTQIISDLEQLKKVILLYGPRQAGKTTLSRHIIQEIGLKTLMINADQSKYIEVLSSRDLGKLKSLVAGYELLFIDEGQRIPEIGINLKILHDELPELKILITGSSSFLLSGRVSESLAGRKKIYTLLPLSMQELAKTNNNFELNYQLEERLIFGSYPEVANNVNHAEKEDYLRDISSSLIYKDILELEMIKYPLKIRDLLKLLAYQVGSQVSLHELGIKLGLNRETVERYLFLLEQSFVIFKLPAFSHNPRKEISKSQKYYFYDTGIRNILIDNMKYLNDRNDSGALWENFIIAERRKYLFYNKMNVNCYFWRTYSGTEIDYVEEFKGEYFAYEIKSGKSKTRIPLSWSSEYGSNYLNINKDNYLEFIL, encoded by the coding sequence ATGCACATCGATCGTTTGTTAAAAACACAAATCATCTCTGATCTAGAACAACTTAAAAAGGTCATCCTGCTTTATGGCCCGCGTCAAGCAGGAAAAACGACACTTTCAAGGCATATTATTCAGGAGATAGGACTTAAAACCCTCATGATCAATGCAGATCAATCAAAATATATTGAAGTTCTTTCAAGTAGGGATTTGGGTAAACTCAAGTCACTTGTGGCAGGGTATGAATTGTTGTTTATTGATGAAGGACAACGGATTCCGGAAATAGGGATAAACCTTAAAATTCTTCATGACGAGTTGCCTGAGCTAAAAATCCTAATTACAGGATCCTCCTCCTTTTTGCTTTCCGGTCGTGTTTCTGAATCACTGGCTGGACGAAAAAAGATATACACCTTACTGCCACTTTCCATGCAGGAACTTGCAAAAACCAATAATAACTTCGAGTTAAATTACCAGCTTGAAGAACGGTTGATTTTCGGTTCTTATCCTGAAGTGGCTAACAACGTGAACCATGCTGAAAAAGAAGACTACCTCCGTGACATATCATCTTCTCTTATATATAAAGATATCCTGGAATTGGAAATGATTAAATACCCGCTGAAGATCAGGGATTTATTGAAATTGCTCGCTTATCAGGTGGGATCGCAGGTTTCGCTCCATGAACTCGGCATTAAACTAGGGTTGAATCGTGAAACAGTAGAAAGGTATCTTTTTCTGCTGGAACAATCTTTTGTGATATTCAAACTCCCGGCATTCAGCCATAACCCTAGAAAAGAGATAAGCAAATCACAGAAATACTATTTTTATGATACGGGTATTCGTAATATATTGATTGACAACATGAAGTATCTAAACGATAGGAACGATTCCGGCGCTTTATGGGAAAACTTTATCATTGCTGAACGTAGAAAATACCTTTTTTATAATAAGATGAATGTCAATTGCTATTTTTGGCGAACCTATTCCGGAACCGAAATTGACTACGTGGAAGAGTTCAAGGGAGAGTATTTTGCCTACGAGATCAAATCCGGCAAGTCGAAAACAAGGATCCCTCTAAGTTGGAGCAGTGAGTATGGCTCAAATTATCTGAATATCAATAAAGATAATTACCTGGAATTTATTTTGTAA
- a CDS encoding response regulator — protein sequence MYKTHHLVLNYKKLILAPLGFYMLTGLVIFLVYSMQNSPLQAGLPILGFATDLLFSFNRTHSFFNWFLLFLTLILGLSVQPIFASSWFAFSRITSPGSFLFSDNFDLMTGDPVENTPSSKTPQSRTSSLNAGNKGMIMVADGKIMFINKEFCQITGYSAVDIIGKDFVEFIVPQDILKYASLIRTPQNEAPGILGIGFTCENGREIEVYIAGNKNSSANPNDICLFYAREKDVNQVSQLSVTDWFVDSFNKTNTFFWMWDEKGMIYISPNSRQLVRMPLGILMNRPYFMFKALDKSNRANMLASFALYQVTHQFDEEMKVMDGDEERWFRVKLTPNLDAKGQVIHHVGIAYEVTDQKQKTQALELKCDEATNANLNKTAFLANMSHEIRSPLNGILGFSELLADPDLTTHERERYIDIIKNNGIALLSILTDIIDISKLEAGKMKIQEKEFYPAELIRELQLQFARDPMVTHKGLSLKWMASDEVADACLISDPFRVRQVLVNLITNALKFTNKGKVEIALERWGDRAVFWVKDTGIGMAEENLPYIFDRYRQVTRPDTPNQNGFGLGLAISKALVELLGGNIWVESEAGHGTVFYFTIPYSTPKQTEMSNVNSNETAFPYDWKGRTILIAEDIDFSFLYIEAVLRRTGARVLWAQNGREAIEMVKVNPSIDIALMDIHMPIMNGYDATREIVKLRPDLPVIAQTAFVLPDDVKACYAAGCAGYLAKPIRREQLLNTLTDYFEKIDQQIATQSGNMPVYRSKIS from the coding sequence GTGTACAAAACTCATCATCTGGTACTCAACTACAAGAAACTCATTCTAGCCCCTTTGGGTTTTTACATGCTAACCGGACTTGTTATCTTTCTGGTTTACAGCATGCAAAACAGCCCACTTCAGGCAGGGCTCCCGATTCTTGGTTTTGCTACAGATCTCTTATTCTCCTTTAATCGAACCCACAGTTTCTTTAATTGGTTCCTTCTTTTTCTTACCCTTATACTTGGCCTTTCGGTCCAACCCATTTTTGCTTCCAGCTGGTTTGCTTTTTCCCGGATTACTTCTCCTGGTTCATTTCTGTTTTCCGACAATTTTGATCTGATGACTGGCGATCCTGTTGAAAATACTCCTTCTTCAAAGACTCCACAGTCAAGAACTTCAAGTTTAAATGCCGGGAATAAGGGAATGATTATGGTCGCCGATGGAAAGATCATGTTCATCAATAAAGAGTTTTGCCAGATTACTGGTTATTCAGCAGTAGATATTATTGGAAAAGATTTTGTTGAATTCATTGTCCCCCAGGATATTCTTAAATATGCGTCATTGATTCGTACCCCTCAGAATGAAGCCCCGGGTATACTAGGAATAGGCTTTACCTGTGAAAATGGGAGGGAGATTGAAGTGTATATTGCCGGGAATAAGAATTCCAGTGCAAATCCAAATGATATTTGCCTCTTCTATGCCAGGGAAAAGGATGTGAATCAAGTCAGCCAGTTATCTGTAACTGATTGGTTTGTTGATTCATTCAATAAGACTAACACCTTTTTCTGGATGTGGGATGAAAAAGGAATGATTTATATCAGTCCGAATAGCAGGCAGTTGGTCAGGATGCCGTTAGGAATTCTGATGAATCGGCCATACTTTATGTTCAAAGCCCTGGATAAATCCAACCGTGCCAATATGCTGGCATCTTTTGCCCTTTACCAGGTTACCCATCAGTTTGATGAAGAAATGAAGGTGATGGATGGTGACGAAGAACGGTGGTTCCGGGTGAAACTTACTCCAAATCTTGATGCTAAAGGACAGGTGATTCATCATGTTGGAATTGCTTATGAAGTAACAGATCAAAAACAAAAAACACAAGCTCTTGAATTGAAGTGTGATGAGGCTACAAATGCAAACCTTAATAAGACTGCATTCCTGGCTAATATGTCACATGAGATACGTTCTCCACTTAATGGTATCCTTGGATTTTCCGAATTACTGGCTGATCCGGACCTTACCACCCATGAAAGGGAGCGTTATATTGATATTATCAAAAATAATGGGATTGCCTTGCTCTCTATTCTTACAGATATCATTGATATCTCAAAGCTGGAGGCAGGAAAAATGAAAATTCAGGAAAAGGAATTCTATCCTGCAGAACTGATCCGGGAACTTCAGCTTCAATTTGCAAGGGATCCAATGGTTACCCATAAAGGATTATCCTTGAAATGGATGGCCAGTGATGAAGTCGCAGATGCATGTTTAATCAGTGATCCTTTCCGCGTCCGCCAGGTTTTGGTTAACCTTATCACCAATGCGCTAAAATTTACCAATAAGGGTAAAGTAGAGATTGCACTGGAACGCTGGGGGGATCGGGCAGTATTCTGGGTGAAAGATACCGGAATAGGAATGGCCGAAGAAAACTTACCTTATATTTTTGACCGTTACCGGCAGGTAACAAGACCGGATACACCAAATCAAAATGGTTTCGGACTTGGATTAGCCATCAGTAAAGCCCTGGTAGAATTACTCGGAGGTAATATCTGGGTAGAATCCGAAGCCGGACATGGAACAGTCTTTTACTTTACTATACCATACTCAACTCCAAAACAAACTGAAATGAGCAACGTGAATTCAAATGAAACCGCTTTCCCTTATGATTGGAAGGGACGCACAATCCTGATCGCTGAGGATATTGATTTCAGCTTTCTTTACATAGAGGCCGTACTCCGCCGTACCGGAGCAAGGGTTCTTTGGGCACAAAACGGACGTGAAGCCATTGAAATGGTGAAAGTCAATCCTAGCATTGATATCGCACTGATGGACATTCATATGCCTATCATGAATGGTTATGATGCCACCCGTGAAATTGTGAAACTACGTCCCGACCTCCCTGTTATTGCACAAACGGCATTTGTTTTACCTGATGATGTGAAAGCTTGTTATGCTGCAGGATGTGCAGGATACCTGGCTAAACCCATCCGTAGGGAACAATTACTCAATACCCTGACTGACTATTTCGAAAAGATTGACCAGCAAATTGCCACTCAATCTGGAAATATGCCGGTATATCGTTCCAAGATCTCCTGA